CTCACATTTTCTTTTAGACAGTGTTTAGTTTTCAAACGAGTGGagtatttgtataaaccttgtcgTCTGTCTCTCCCGAATTGCAGCAGTTGTTGTACAATATTTAGCAATAATTCCGATCTCCagactgtcccatagtaatgaaagtgttgggacgagacagacaggcaggcagcgtttctcagccagtcgaaatcatgaatcagctggcatattTTCATGGATATAtataaagaaatgtaaattgaaaaaaggtKAaacgaaatgaagtgcagctagtttgcagtctttccagcttcagtttgaagtgattgtgttagctgtgttattgGCTAGCTCCTCTAAGTCCTGACCAGTAAGCaaattttctatgccaggcgaagtcgcgcatcattagctcatcattgttatggatgtatccaaataaatgtcacaaaTAAATGTCACTGGAAAATAGCTTGAACAAATGCAAATGAAGCTACTTTGCTATTATTCTGGctgcaaccctagatttgtgtcagaaCTATATATTgttgaaggatgaaatagtatgaataaattaatcaaaataacatttttaatgaaaatatgtcaatcattatttgaaaatgttggtaacccgttgtataaaagtgataatgccctcgaagccggtgtttggaggatatattagcACAGTTTGCCGCCCGAGAcaaacaacacccgtgccaacatatcctccaaacactgttTCATCAGGCATGATCACTtaattagctaacccttcccccaaCCTTTATTCTAAACTTGACCCAATTCAACTAACAGGTTATCAGGCTATGCAAATTATCCTAACCTTTATTGTTAGTTCACCTAACCACGAACGTAATTCTCCTTCGCTGTTACGACMcaacaagcaacctggtctcaaagAAATACATATAAGTCCTCGAAGATGTATAATACATCATCCAATTCGTATGCTATTGTACGACCAGGTAAGATGTATGATACTATATGTCCTCTAATTCATATGATATTCTATGACCGCTactccattcataatgtaacctgTCAGTTGTCACAGATTTACATAKAGAATAGTAGAAGTTGCAGTCAtcacttgtgtgtatgtgtgtgtgtgtacctgtgtcttAGAGAGCCAGCGTGGAGTCTCTGTCACAGCTTGGGCCATCTCCAGGACGCCACTTTCAGCCACCTTTTCAATCATRTCACAGGCCACGCCCTGCATCGCCGAGCCCAGCTtcctgtcatcatcatcatttacattgtagtcattaggcagacgctcttatccagagcgacttacaggagcaactaCCTTgcttatcatcatcatcctcatcattagTACCAtcagaaactgtgtgtgtgtgttctcaccgcATGTCTGGAAGTGTCATCTTCTTGCCGAGGATATTTCTGACCAGAAAGGCCGACTGCAAGACAGAGAACAGTGWGTAATGTCACACCAGTGGCCGTAGTCCCCAGAGTTGCGttcagaagacacacacacacacacctgtgcacgTGTCCACTGCTTGCCCTCCAATTGGTCGAGGGAGGTCAGGTTAGCCTTGTCCAGGGTAGTCAGGGATAGGCTGGACAGCAGAGAGGCAGGGACTTTCTGGATTAGCTCTGAGGCATTCACATCCCCaagcagctacacacacacacacaagcacgcagacATACAGATTACTTTAGGATCAACCTGAACCATCTTTGCTGCATATCTAATTTTCTTCTAtgacttctccctctcttccgagACCAGGCGACTCTGCGAGCGCCACTAGCCACCTTGCGCAACATACTCACGCGCGCGTACACCTCAACCATCCCAAATAGCGTAACTTACCCATCAGGCAACCGACATCCCCTAACTCCACCACTCCACTTCTGgccctctacccctcccttcCGCTCTCACCCGCTCCCTTCCGCTCTCGACGCGACCGGCGCCTCTTTCTCCATTTGCACCGCTGCTCTTAATCCCCTCGCCACCCCCTTTGACCCCTGGTTTGCGGTGCAACACCCTCCCGTCCCTGTACCTTCTCGATCTCTGAGCAATGCTTTGTCTCAAATCCGATAGTACTGGTCATCTTACTCATCATGTCCAAAAGACCCTCAATACCCATGTAAGCCCCTGGGATTTGACCTTTTCCTGAGGACAGAGGAGGCCACGCCCGTTCACAGCTGACCCAAGAGACATTAACTCTTACCAGACACCTCCTGAGAGAGAGACTCCGAAGTGGTAGTTATGAAGACGggcgagagagatggggagggaaggggggattaGTATATAGGAAGGGCCTAGCTCCAGCGATTACAGGAAATTAGAGTTTCTCCTTTAGAGCTGACTCCTCTTACTTTGAACCAGTGTCCCGTGGGGCCTTGATATCCCTCTGCCGGCCCTTTCTATCCCAACCCTATGTACAGATAGGTTCACCTAAACATGGTGTCTCAGCAGATTGTTCCATGAAGCCCCGCTGTTTTAATAGTTACTGACTGAGACAATAGACATGATGATAAGGATTACCCTTACTCATGTCCTAATCTCTATCTCACTAGCCTTCTCTCCTGCATAGTTTATTGGCCAGTGTTTTTGGCCTGGGTCAGACCCCACTTCACCTCCTGACCCAGTGACATCAGGGTGTCCTTGAGGGCTCGGGCGAGAActgggagagatggaaaggggaAAGCAGTGTAACACCGGGACCAGGCGCACCGCAGCAGCTCAGGACTGGTATCATCCATAGATGTGACATCACAGTGTTGACGAGCTTCTTCTTCAGCTGGAAGCCGGTTTCCCAGGCAGAGAGCGGGGCAGAGAGACGAGGGGAGATGTGGAAAGGAAGGGGAGTGGTTTAACAAATAAACATCCACATGACATAGGGTAATTCCCATAATTGTTCTCTAAAACCCGCTGTCCAACAACCATCTCCTACCTTTTTAGTTAGGATTCCCTGAGATTACTAATTACTATAAAATCTGCCTACTAATCAACTTTCGGATAAGAGGTCTCCCGATCCGTGACGTGAGTGCCACGCAGAGTAGATGACcgatgagatgaggagagagatgaaggtattggccgagagagaggagagacgagagagaccgaGACCCTGGAACGAGGCGATTACGCTCTGTCTGACTCCAGGAGATTTGCTCAACATTCTCATCGAAGGTTGCCCATTTGAGAGAGGAGGAGCCGGCTCATGGAGGAGTTTAGGGTTGGGGCGTCATCATAGAAACATGCCAGCGAGCCCAGTCTGGATAGGAAAGGGTCAGAGGTCATAGGTCAGAGTTAAGTAAAATACCCTACTGGCTATTCAGTACCGTGTTTGGTAAGTCATCCAACATCTGTTCTGAACTCTCCTCCCTTGTTTGTTTGTCACATTTCTGTGACTAAGCACTCGCTCATGCTCAAGGTAGATGTATGTAGATCTGGCTAATTCAGGAAAAATGCTAATCTAACCGTCAATACCTATTTTGTTTAGTAAAGTAATTATGTAACTACAGGGTGGTCTGAACAATTAGCAAAATGAATGGTAATTTGCATgtccagcacaggaggttggtggcaccttatttggggaggatgggctcatagtaatggctggaacggaatgaatggaatggaattgaactcatcaaacacatggtttctatgtgtttgataccattccattcactctattCTAGCTATTATTatcagccgtcctcccctcagcagcctcctgtgatgtcCAGGTGATGCAGCTCCAGRCCTTCTCTCAGGCACGTACAGACCTGTCCAGGTTCTGGACCAAGTCATCTCTCTTCTGGGAGCACTCTCGGATCTTCTGGAGTATCTTTCTGCCCTGAAGAGGAGGgagcccccccacccctctgAAGGAGGAAGGGAACTGGGGCGAATGGAAGAATTGACACAactagggaaagagagagatagtggggaAGACAGATAMATTAAAATAGCAGTTGTAAAATAGGGGACTGTGATCTGTTTGAGGGCCTCAGTGAGTTTTGATGCGATCCATTAAAAAGCAGAGTGGGGAGAACTACAACAAACAAAGACCTGGTCGTTGGGGATGGTTTGGATGTCGTCCATGGGCAGCCCGGAAAGGAAGGGCCCCATCATCTTCATCACATCCATCTTCAGCCACACCAGCCCCAGGGAGGAACAGGGAGCTGGGCatcacgggagagagagagggtggcaaacacacacacacaggtttggcacacacacatacaggcagaGTAGTACTTTTGACACCCACACATGATGTCACAACATGTTGTAGTCACCAGGTTGTGTTCagcgtagacacacacacacacacacacacacacacacacacacacacacagcacacacaccaacacacacacacaacacacaacacacacacacacacacaaccacacacacacacacacacacacacacacacacacacacacacccacagcacacacacacaacaggcaggTCCCAGTATTACTTGAACACACCACATGCGTACTTTGAACACACAACATCAGAGTAATTAAACACATAACACACTGCCAGAGTGAAGATCTGTGTGACACCACGCAAATCAGTGTTGTCTCAATATAAACACACACCTCTCCGCTTCTTGGACACAGaaactcctctctcccttttcatagccgcgggaagtagtttggggtgGATTTTCAGGGGTGCTTTGCAACACCTCAGCATCCCCTACTTCCCGCCATCTATTCCCTTTTCATGCCTCTCCTccgtttcctcctcttcttcctccgtTCTTTTACTCTGCTTCGGTCTATCTTCCCTTTCCAGCTTGTATCCTTCTCTCCGTCCTCcctgctcttctcctcttcttccaagcTTGTTTCGTATTTTCTCATTAAACTTTCTTCTCCATCTTGCGTTTGTCCAAATTAGGAGTTTCCCACCTCTCAAGTGCTGTTTCTTCTCGTTCTCATTCTCGACACACACAtcatttcctttcctctctccccctctttctttcttctctcccctcttagctttcttctctccccctcttcctattcctctctcccGCCTCTTACAAGTCACCTCTCAGATTCTTCACTCTTGCTCCGGTTGGACTTGAAGAATTGTCATTAGTATTGGAGCATAAGTATAAAACAAGACGTTTTAAGAGCTTGATAAATCAAAATTGATGTAAACATCTAAAATCTCAAATAAACATATTTGTATCAGTATTAGTTAATTATAATAATGAATAATTTGAACATATTCTGTCTCTGCAGAGGGTTTNNNNNNNNNNNNNNNNNNNNNNNNNATGtaataaacacataaacacactgcAGAGTGAAGATCTGTGTGACACACACGCAAATCAGGTGTTGTGTctcaaataaacacacacctctCCGCTGTCCTTTGGACacaactccctctctcccttttcatagccgcgggaagtagtttTGGGGTGATTTTTGTCGTaactgaatcagaattagttaggtaacatagataaataagatgttttacttattttcataatatgcagaatatcagaaagggagaagtaaggtttgaacattgtcttcatatgtgaatgtatctgttaaaccatgtYAAGGGCTCCACTATTTCTGtactccagtcactccctccttttcccattggggggaggagtatggcagtgtctggaaccattgtattacccctctgatgttgcacttatctttcatagtatatgacctagaggctcactcccctcagggaGCTTGTCCAGGGGTGggttgtatttgagatgggaggatctagaattgacaattgatatatgccattggatgaggtaatgttttggtactatgaagtaccaagaacgagattagaacctcgtcttagagagcaaacttctctctgctcctctcctctcctttccagcttgtatccttctctccttcctccctgctcttctcctctcctttccagcttgtatccttctctccttcctacctgctcttctcctctcctttccagcttgtatccttctctccttcctccctgctcttctcctcttccaAGCTTGTTTCCTGTATTTTCTCATAATTTCTTTCCATTTGGTTTTCCTTTAGGAGGTTTCCCACCTTTCAAGGGGTTTCTTTTCattctcattctcctcctctttcctttcctctctccccctcttgatTTGggtccctctcatcctctctatctttctctttctccggTTTGACTTGAAGAGATTGATCATTAGTATTTGGGTCATAAGGTATAAAACAAGACTGTTTCTAAGAGCTTGATAAATCAAAGGTTGTTGTAACATCTAAAATCTCAAATAAACATATTTGTATCAGTATTTAGTTTAattataataatgaataatgtaaCATATTCTGTCTCTGCAGAGGTGGTTCTCACCTGTCATATCAGGCTGTGGTGGTCTASCAGGCCAGTTCTGTCCTACTTCTGGTCTGAGTGTCTGTCCTGGCTCCTGTTCTGGTTTAGGTGTCTGTCCTGGTTCCTGtgctggtctgtgtgtctgtcctggtttctgttctggtctgtgtgtctgtcctggttCCTGttctggtctgtgtgtctgtcctggttCCTGttctggtctgtgtgtctgtcctggttTCTGTTCTTGTATAGGTCTGGGGCGCCAGGCTGCAGCAGTGTGGCTGCAGTTGTAGTTGTTCTGGGCCACCCGCTCCTTGGCCCACTCTCTGATCTGAACACGCTGCTCCTCAGAGAGAGACCCAAACACCTCTCCCAACATCTTCATCCTGGAACCAGACCATactgttaccacacacacacacacacacacacacacacacacacacacacacacacacacacacacacacacactcactcacatctTTTCCAGGTGGGGGTTCTGTATCCAGGGAGGCAGGGTCATCTGTGGTGGGGGCATGTTCTGTAGGAGGGGTTTAGCGGCCCACACCAGCCTCCCATAATCCTCTGGTTCCATGTCGTCCCCACCCTTCATCATCAGGGCAACCCAAGAGAGGGGGGCAATGAACGCTCTCAGGAAACACTGGGGaccagcctgagagagagaaagaaagatgttGCATTTGGGAAGTAAACAGGAGCATTGTTGAAGCCAGGTTATAATCTCATGCTAGGGCTTGACCTGTCACGCCCAacgcaggagatgagaagcaggtacaggaagTGAATCATTTAATATAGACGGACACACAGCGgaacaagaacagcgtctggacatagATATGACACGACAAACAGTGCTactacagggaacaacacagaggagcagaCATATATGCAGGGGTAATCAACAAAGtgagggagtccaggtgagtccaatgagcgcagctGCGTGTAATGATGGCAACAGTTGCGTAAAATGACGggtagcctggcgccctcgagagccaggaagggggagcgggagcaggcgtgacaaaacCACGAGTAGTGGGAGGGCTGAAGATGCAGTATTGTTGAAAAACAGCTGGTAATTGGCTGAGAGGGCTTGAGTGACACTGACCGAAGAGTTCCTCATGTGCTCAATGAAGCTTGGTAGACTGGAACAGTTCCACATCCTCTCTGTCACGTtctagaaagagagcgagagtgagagaaagggagagatagaggaacatttattaaaaatgtcaTTATCTTATACCTCATAGTTTAATAAACAGGTTATAAACACCACTATAAAACTGTATATAAAACAAGACCAAATATGGCCTTTGTGTCTAAAATGYATACAATCCCCATTATGTAAATAGTTGTTTACAACACTCCTGGTGTATGACTAGAGTACTGTCAGTGTATTTGCATATTTTGAATATATCTYGCTATGTAAATGAAGATGAATGTTGAGGTACCCATTCACGGTCAGAGTCAGGGTATTTCATGGTGCTATTGGGCTGGAAATAGAAGTGGGAAGCAGAGTCCATGTCTGTGTCTGAGTAGGTATCTGTTTCCTCagcagggagggaggtgaggagtgAGTGGAAGTGGGAGAGAGGGTTGGGACTAGACATGCTGTCTTCCATTTGCACCCcactgatggagagagaaagagagagagcgtgaggggGGGCTAACTTGTAGATCCAttactttgcacacacacacacacacgggtcacCTTACCTGTTGTTAAAGGGGTTGTCCATCGTCATGGGTACCAGGTGTCCTGTAACATAGCAACCACGCATTaagaaaaacacaggaaaaactaAGATGATGTAATAAGCATCAAACTGTTTTAATGTGGTGCTGTTTCCAGCATGTTGTTCATAAGCAATATTATTACAATGATACATTAGTGATACTCTCTGTGTTTACTAGGATAGAGGATGTATGTGCTGTGTCCTCACCCATTTGCAGGCATCTCATCATCTGTGGGGACAGAGGGACACCAGAATGAACTACYMGACTGTTACTTTTACTGATGGCTTTCTACCTGTTGTCTCTTCATTGACTATCTACAAGTAACCTACAGTACAAACTGAGGTATAATGTCATACCACTTTACAGTGAGGTGTGAGACAGCCGCGCCAGTCAGCCATCTAGGGTGTCACAATACACATAGCAGGTGAAGGAGTCTGTGTGGGGCTTAAACTACAGCTGGGGATGGTGTAACTGTAACATCAACATAGGCCAACTGTGTGTGTACTGATCAGTACTGTAGTAACATCACCCAGAGGTGTGTGTACTGATCAGTACTGTAGTAACATCACCCAGAGGTGTGTGGTGATCTGACAGGTACTGAGTACATCACCCAGAGGTGTGTGTACTGATCAGTATGTAGCGTAAGCATCACCAGATGGTTGTGTACGATAGTACTGTATAACATCACCCAGACGGTGTGTGTAACTGATCAGTACTGTAGTAACATCACCcagaggtgtgtgactatgatcaGTACTGAGTAACATCACCCAGAGGTGTGTGGTACTGATCAGTACTGTAGTAACATCACCCAGAGGTGTGTGTACTGATCAGTACTGTAGTAACATCACCAGAGGTTGTTGTGATCAGTACTGTAGTAACATCACCCAGAGGTGTGTGTATAATCAGTACTGTAGTAACATACCCAGAGGTGTGTGTACTGATCAGTACTGGTAGTAACATCACCCAGAGTGTGTGTTACTGATCAGTACTGTATAACATCACCAGAGGGTGTGTACTGATCATACTGGTAGTAACATCACCCAGAGTGTCAGGTAAGGCAGGCCATAGactattgattgattggttgattgattgactggttGTTTTGATTGATTACCAGTTTCTGGCCATGTCTGGAAGTGAGCGGGCGGAGATGGTAAGCTGGGGTCGCGGGGTCAGGGTCAAGCATCTGGGAGCATCGGTGACATTGTATCTGGGTAGAGGCTGAGAGGGCATATTgctattcacacagacacaccacagatgACACGGAACACGCACAGCGTCACCAAACTGTCACATGTTATGTGTTGTAGTGCTGACCACtcttgtttcctgtttggatctAACTGTAATTTAGGAATGATCCACTGTTGCAAAATGGAAGAAGGATAGGCCTGCTGTGTTTGCAGCTTACCTGAGACTGCATGGactaggaagaggaggaggagagccttCTCCCCTGGTGAAGCCATGGTGGAACTGTCCACCTCTGCtttaaagaggaggaggagagaggtgatgtCAGCCATTGTAAACATCAATTCTAAACGTGGAATCATTCTAATTTCCCACCTTTCACTAAACGTAACTCAAATATTGTTTCTATCTATCGTGCATCCCTTCGTTCTCAGTAAAAGACTACTTTTATTGTCGGAAAAATGTCAMTTGTACAACGTGTCTCCATGTGAGCCAYGTCTCAGGGATACTAGGGTATATTCTTTAATGCTTCCTCCTCTGAGGCTGTGAGCTCACAGCTGCCTAGCTACCGCCCTAGTTACCCACCTAGTTACCTGCCCCATGGAGTAAGCCCACTGGGGGTAAAGGAGAACATGCTGAGAAAAACATGCACTTTAATTGATATGTTATGTCAcgctctttctccatctctctatctttctctcggtTATATTTGCCTTTCTACCGtactcttttcctcctctctctccctcctccctccactctctctctctctctcgctctcctcctctctttccatgtCGCTGTTTCAAAACCACTGCTTCCTATAATCGCTTCTGTAAAATACTTTGGGTTTGGCCTTGAGGTGTGTCATGCAATCTGCCTGTCTGAGCGTGGTGATTCTGGGGTTTATGGTCATAATCACCAATRACAGAATTATTTGACTATATGAATATACATTGGTTACAAATTCCTGGGACTGTCTCCTCTAAATACACTCCTGTCTATTCTGAATATCTTATTAATTTGAATTAGTTCATTAGTCCATTTTTAATACTCTGTCCTTGCACATTAGTGATGCATTTTTCATAGATTAACTATTCATAGATTGAAAATGGTGGCTTTTTTAAAGTATTATAAATATACTTCTTCTGTGAGACAGATCATTGTTTACTTCAAAATGTAAAAAGCAACACACTGTCAATCCTTATTAGATAATGATGCAATTGACAGagcaacaacacacaaccaacacagttCTAACCATTATTGAGGGCACAACTAACACAGTTCTAACCATTATGGAGGCCACAAACAAACCGAAGATAAATGTACTTACTGAATGGTGTTTTCTTTTTGGATGTGGAGTAGAGTATGTAACAGCAGTATGTTCAGCAGGAGAAGAGTGTatgtgtcctctctccctccctccctccctctctccctccctccctcctgggaGGTTACCTGTACAGGTGTCAGACCAGGTGCATacgctctgcgtgtgtgtgtctcatacAAGCCCAGAGTATTGTGTGTGGGAATGCTATGTTGGCCATGTT
This region of Salvelinus sp. IW2-2015 linkage group LG6.1, ASM291031v2, whole genome shotgun sequence genomic DNA includes:
- the otoa gene encoding otoancorin yields the protein MRCLQMGHLVPMTMDNPFNNSGVQMEDSMSSPNPLSHFHSLLTSLPAEETDTYSDTDMDSASHFYFQPNSTMKYPDSDREWNVTERMWNCSSLPSFIEHMRNSSAGPQCFLRAFIAPLSWVALMMKGGDDMEPEDYGRLVWAAKPLLQNMPPPQMTLPPWIQNPHLEKMMKMLGEVFGSLSEEQRVQIREWAKERVAQNNYNCSHTAAAWRPRPIQEQKPGQTHRPEQEPGQTHRPEQEPGQTHRPEQKPGQTHRPAQEPGQTPKPEQEPGQTLRPEVGQNWPXRPPQPDMTAPCSSLGLVWLKMDVMKMMGPFLSGLPMDDIQTIPNDQLCQFFHSPQFPSSFRGVGGLPPLQGRKILQKIRECSQKRDDLVQNLDRLGSLACFYDDAPTLNSSMSRLLLSQMVLARALKDTLMSLGQEVKWGKGQIPGAYMGIEGLLDMMSKMTSTIGFETKHCSEIEKLLGDVNASELIQKVPASLLSSLSLTTLDKANLTSLDQLEGKQWTRAQSAFLVRNILGKKMTLPDMRKLGSAMQGVACDMIEKVAESGVLEMAQAVTETPRWLSKTQRRRITFVVRVVSVLHRVVCRFGDKRAGYFNNITDTELDEIPTLLLLHLPAEKIASLPASVCAVFMKKMKEANLSSLPLTSRSRPTLTNRALNCLGRNMSKLSSEEVLSLGSLLCELAPSQMSLLAPEVLNSTVQALASCKQIPPRHWRALFQLLNDTYGDPSDWTADTIKSLGPLLLLDDSAVRSLRFKSWLKETLSDLMDSLPSPPVPNPPQEFSSGPDLSALRWKLFSLSTSTSEVMPMRRRRAVLPQGEAGLTVSLLEELGGANVYWSPAQLSKMDADTITAAVETLGEVLDYSAEQLVVLREKAIQAWGPVSGLNESQVLQLGCVSQGFNLTELPSLPFSSLDTLETLSRCSWTQPQREAVWRGFVERINKTVGELGAVELVGLDQFICGLNTEETGQLNTDAFREAVQSVGEVQCPLAVTELLKQRAVAVFGEPQGWTEARVNSLGNIMAGLSLSEFPSLSPSAFSFLSPTSVPLIPPDRLAALSTSQLKALGPDNAAMVTNAQWAVLGEAQRAALGNALGVAYDRMANDIWNYSCMC